GCGGCCGGCGTGCCGCCACCCCCAGCCGCGGGCGGACACGGCTGCGGGGCGCACGGCGGAGGCGCCGGCGTCGGAAGCGGCCATCAGTTGAAGACGGGCTCCGAGGAGGCCTTCCGGGACGCGAAGGAGCTCAGCACACCGGTCCTCGCGAGGCCGCGGGTGGCCACCCAGGACACGGCACCGGCGATTACGGCGCCGGAGATGGCGCAGAAGAGAATGTAGGCGGCTTTGTCGCCGGCCTCGTAGGCGATGTTCCAGCCCCACGGGAGGAACGAGTCGTTCAGGCCACAGAAGAGGCCTGCCCCGGCACCTGCCAGCATGGCGGTGGGCAGGTTGAACTTCCGGTAGCCGAACGCGGCGAACACCAGTTCCGCGCCGAGGCCCTGCAGGATGCCGGAGATCAGCACGGTGGTGCCGTACTGGGATCCCATCATGAGCTCACCGGTGGCGGCCACGGCCTCGCAGAACAGTGCGGCGCCCGGCTTGCGGATGACGAGCATGCCCAGAATGGCCGGAATCATCCAGCCGCCGGAGATCAGGCCGGTCAGGGGCGGGTAGGTGGCGTTCATCGGTGCCGAGACCAGCGCCGCGCCCTGGTCCCACGCCCAGAAGATCACGCCGCCGGCGATGGCGATCAGAGCCGCCACCACGATGTCCACTACGCGCCAGGTGTAGCCGGCCTTCTTGATGCTTACTGTTGTCATGTCAACCTCCTGAGGTACAGGAGGGGAGAGTATTCGCGGTTTCGGCCCGGCCTGCGCCGCCCGGATCCGGACACTCTGAGAAGCTCGACTCCCTTGCGCCGGTACTAACCGGATCAGGTTCGAGGGTCTGCGGCTGTCCGCACTCTCAGCGCCCACCACCGGCTGCATTCCTGCAGTGCCCGACGGCGGCGCTCCCCTGTCGTAATAAATCTGCCCTGATGGGCGTGACCCAGTTTACACCGCAGCCGCGGTAGATTGTGGGCCATGACTGCCGAACCGTCCGATGTGACCCTGTTCGATCCCGATGCCGGCGGGAGCCAGCCCCCCGGTTCGCTGGAGGCATTGATTGCCAGGATCGACGGCGAGATCAGCGAGCTGCAGTTCCCGCGGTTCAGCAAGGACGATTCGCTCAACCTGGGGCTGCTGCTGGTGGAGCTGGGCAAAACGAGGAAGCTGCCCATTGCCATCGACATCACCAAGGGCGAGCAGGTCCTGTTC
The window above is part of the Pseudarthrobacter sp. IC2-21 genome. Proteins encoded here:
- a CDS encoding ECF transporter S component, which produces MTTVSIKKAGYTWRVVDIVVAALIAIAGGVIFWAWDQGAALVSAPMNATYPPLTGLISGGWMIPAILGMLVIRKPGAALFCEAVAATGELMMGSQYGTTVLISGILQGLGAELVFAAFGYRKFNLPTAMLAGAGAGLFCGLNDSFLPWGWNIAYEAGDKAAYILFCAISGAVIAGAVSWVATRGLARTGVLSSFASRKASSEPVFN